Within the Eucalyptus grandis isolate ANBG69807.140 chromosome 1, ASM1654582v1, whole genome shotgun sequence genome, the region ttgtcttttcccacttttacattttttattttttctttctacccatcttcttttccttctatgGTTTCTTCCCACGCCCGACACTGGCCATTGAAGCTAGCCCGCACACCAGCACCGGTCGGAGTAACTAGCGCCAACCGCCGTCGGCAACCACCACCCGACGGTCGTCCACTCGACCGGCGTCGACCGCCCGGCCATTTTCTCCGGCAACCAACTGATATTCTCTTCGGCGCGAAGGAAAACACTTGCCGATTCGACAATACATGGCCACTTCACGAAAATGACACCAAAGCACAGCAACATACAAGACTCGAACATCGAACAACCATTACAACAGTAAAGACGGGTTGATCTCCGGTTTAAACACGTGCTAGTCTTCGGCCTTCTCTgaggcatttcgtcgaacatgTAGGATGCACCGGTTAATGAAGGAACTCAGTCTCACTTGGGTCATAGATTTGGGCAAGCATCAACACGACACGCAAATACATCTTTGGATTTGGCTAAACTAGCTCCCAAATCTCGTTAAACctactaagggtgcgtttgggaaaaCTTTGGGGGAAAGTCTTTAGGTAAATGCAAacacctttgagttaaaggtatttttcaaaatgcaatcgtgtttggtaaattgtactttgaaagccctttgtgaaacactttgagcaaaatagtgtttgggaaattatatttacaaagcatctttatgtaaaaaaaaaaattatcaaaagaaaaattaaaaaaaattgaccggcaagggcagcgaactccggcgacctccggcgaacctccggcgacctccggcgacctcggaTTTGGGggggcgaggtcgcgcgacgccgtcgcgacctcccgCGACCCCAGATCTGGGGCGATGAGGCCCGACGACCCCGGATTTGGGTCGTGGCGGAGTCGCACGACCTcccgcgacctccggcgacctcggatcgggaggcggcgggtcgcgcgacgccgccctcgacctcgggcgacctagATTCGGGCgtcgaggtcgcgggaggacctcgccgcccgaACTGGGTCGCCgtagggtcgcgcgacctcgccgccccggatctggggcggcgaggtcgcccaacgccgccgcgacccagatcggGGGCGGgaaggtcctcccgcgaccctACCACCCCGCATCCGGGTCCCTAGCGACCTGACCTGCCGCGACCCACCCCCGGCGTCGGTCGCGTCACCCCCGACGACGGTCGTctgggcgacggtcgccggcaaCTGCCTGCCTTTCGCCGGCGACtggtcgaggaagaagaagaagctcgcccggaagaagaagaagctcgtggaagaagacgatgaatagtAAGGGCGAAAACGAACAAACGAAAAATAAACGAGGGTAATTtgggaaggaaattttttttttaatcctcaAGCTCAGCATTTTCGgtaagctgaaagcccaaggcagcccccaccctgccttgggctttcagccttgtgAAAGCACGCATTAGGGGAATGCTGACCCAAAAACGAATGCCAAACGGGCTGGCATTTGCCCAAGGATGTTTAAGCCTCCaaagggctttgggaagtggttcccaaacggaGCCTAAGCCCATTGCTCACAACTCACGGCCATTTCAACGCCAACTTCTCTTCTCATGAACATTTAGTCATTTACACACACTTTTTCCAGTAAACGGAGAACACCCATGGATTTACAAACCAACGCACTTGATTTTCAAACAGAAAAAATGCACGGCCATAAACTCACGTCTCAGGGAAACAAACGTACACTACAAGAACTAAAGTCAAAAGTTATGACTTTTCTAAAATAATCAGATGTTTTGATTTGAAAGACCCTCTTCGAACGAGGAGGCAGCTTCGCAGTCGACTAGCATGCACAGCACAGAGACAGGTGTACATAGTTTTCGTTCAAGCGTTTCATCAAGCACGCAACGGGCAAGAAATGAGGAAAACGACGCTGGCCACTTCTTAGGACTCAGACTTAGACCTAGACCTGAGCGAACACATGGAAACGCTCAACATCAAACAAATTGACTCAGCTGGACACAATAAACTCAAGAATCAGAGAAAACTCGCTTGGCTATTCCATCACCAAAACAGGGCAGTTCCGAGAGAGTTCATGGGAAGGAATTTCAGTCATAAATCCCTACTCGGCTCGAAGATGGCAGCGCGAAGGCCAGTTCGAGACAAATCGAACTTCAGTCGACCACCTCGCGATATCCCCGAGCCGAGATCCTCGGGAGCAAACAATTTAGACAAAAAGGAAACTCGCCTGAGAATGCCGAGATTTGGgaatgaaaagttttgctcTCGAGGGCGTCGGCTGGAAGTCAGCAATTGGCCTCGAGGAGGGGCGAGCAATACTCCACCCAAGTAGCTTCTAGCTTTCTCCCTAGTCGTCTCCTTCTCTCAAGCTCGCTCCTTactgtttttttgttgttgctgtTTTCCTCTCGGTTCCagtcctcctctttttttcgcTCACTCTCGGTCTTATACTTCCTGCAGGTATCCCCGAGTGAAGACCCCCTGCCGTGCCAGCTGGTTAATCGGTCTGCTTCCTCGACCCGCGGATCGCGCCGAAAGCCCTACCATGCCGATCCTCTGCCTcgccttctcttcatcttcccgtttcctttcttttttttctgcagGAACTTGCGAAGACCACGGCCAAGCCAGTTGCCGGTCGGCTGCTCCCGACCCGCGGATCATGCCGCGCCCCTGCCACACCGATCCTCTGCTACTCTTCTCGTCGCTGTGCTGCTACCTTGCTTTCTTTCCGTCTCCAGCTCTCTGCTTTTTGCAGGTTGTGCAGGTCGTGTGAAGACTGAAGGAGGGAGAAGACCGGATGCGGGCCGggccgaaaaagaaaagaggttgGGCCGGCCCAGCACgcgggaggaaaagaaaaggagagacgGGTCGGGCCACAGCCGAATCAAGCCCGACCCAaccatattcttttttgttcgtttttttttaaattaaagaatattaattaattttttgtgattaattcCTAATCTTTAACgctactttaaattaattaacttatgtaaaatttaggtgtcaacaccatgTCTCTAATGTTTTAATAGTTCTCATGTTGCCATCTCTCCTACAAATAGAGGAAAGCTCTCATTGTAATGCGAACTAGTTAAATAAATGGAATTCCTCTTCATGAGTTGTATTATTAATCTGATTTTTAATCCAAGTTTCTCGGTGGTAACTCAAATAGTTCTTAATCCTTGGCCGGTGGAGCAATCCTTACCTTGGTGGTGAGCTACCATCTATCTAGTTATTTATTCTAGCCTGATGGGCTATTAACTTAGTGGCTGAGCACATTTCTAATGATTGCATCTTTGTGCCTGTGGTGTAAGGGCTCTCAGCCACGGAAAGTCCGGTGTGTGGAATCTATGAATTTGCTTTTGATTGATTCCTTTTAATTAGCTATTTCCTCTTCTATCTCCTCCTCCTTAGACGGCTCCCGAAGGATAAAGCCTAGAATGTGTGTTAGGAGCAGAGAGGAGAACTTAGCTATATATATGATAACATCTATTGGACCTATCCATCATATGTCACTGTTAGAGGATTAGGCCCATTATCAACCAAAACATGATAGTCTAGTCTCTGTGTGCACAATTAACTTGTCAAGTATTTGCAATTTTGGCGAACAGCagaatcttttctcttttccagaAATTTTTTTAGCACCTAGCTGATTAAGAAAAATTCTTACGAAATACGAACTTTGCAATCAaaacatggaattttttttttcttaattaacatGCGTGAGCAATACTGATCCTACTTTTGCTCAAGAAACAATTCTGATCTTCATTGTACTAGGACAAAACCACCTACATATTTTATCTTCTCATCACTCTTCATCTCCAGATGCCGCATACTTGATTATCAAATTTTTCCCCATGGATCAACACTTCGGAAGATCACTCGGAGGCGGTAGAAGCGACTCGTTCGGGCCTTTCCCATTGTCCACCAAGAAGGCCATCTTGAGTCCCCAGGTTGTGTGAATTTCCAGATGACAATGCATGAACCAAACGCCTGCAAAAAGTTTCAACAACAGAGTCATGAAAAACTTGCAGAGTGGTTAAATTTTTGGAAATAGAGTAAACGAGAATAGTCGATAAACTAGAATTGTACCGGGATTATCTGCTCTGAATCTGATTGCAACCCATCCCCCAGATGGTACTCCTATTGTGTTCCTCTCGACAGGATCAACAAGGTTGAAGTTCTTCTGATCCACTTTCGGATTATAATTTCCTAATCCCTTCCCAATGGCGAAGAAATTGAACCCGTGAAGATGAATTGGGTGGTTCTCTGGGGCGATAATCCCGGTGTCTTGCAACACCAGCTGGACCGTCGAGTTATAACGCAACCGGTACACCTTTGTCCCGCTTGTGGTCCGCAAATTTGATGGCGGTGACCCCGTGTAGTTGAAAATGGTTGGCGGGTTACCAGGAAATCGCTCGTGAAGACGCCGCTTTTGTTGAAGAAATGTGCTTGGAGAATGGCTGTCGTCGGCATCACGAATGTCACGTTGTTCATGCTTGCCACGACTCTGCTTCCGTTGCCAGCTTTGCAGGAAGGGCAAGGGTTGATTCCTAGTCCAACTGTGAAAAGGAGGCTGTGATCGACGGTAAGAGGGACTTTGGCAGGGTACCTCTTCGAGTTGAGGCTCCGGAGCGAGTTAACGAAATTGTTGGCCACAGCGGTCGCGTTTTGTGGGGAGTCTTGGTGAGGGTCGTGGAGGTCGCAGCAAGCGTGCCAGAGTAGTGTAATGTGGCGGTCGCGGTCATGTTGTCGACAGCGATCGGGGAGTCCATAAAAGGGGAGGCGGCGACCATGTACTTGCCAGAGCTCTGGTCGGTGGAGATGAGGGCATTGGTGGTTTGGCCAGGTGCAATCACGATCGTGTCGGTCTTGAAAGGCTTGACGTAGGTGGCGTCGACCTCCACGATGGTCAGCTGGTGCCCGGCAATCTTGAAGAAGAGCTCCTCATTGAGCGCAGCGTTGATGATTCGCAGCATGTACTTCTTGCCACTCTCAACAGGCAACGTAAATCCACCTAACATCAGAGAAAATGAAGGTCAACATCAACTCAGTGAAACATTTTCATCAAGATTCAGATGTTGTTTTCATGGCAATGTTTGTCGATGGATTGTTACCCTGGGAAGGGCAATTGGAACTTGGCCCTGGATGGCCATTGATCGTGTGAGCATCGGAGACATTCGGTGCTAATCCGGACTTGATGGCTTGACTGATCACAGCTTCTGTATCAGATTTCCACCATTCGCCTGATTCACAAACCCCAAAATGGTTCAGAGCTTCTACTAGTATATGCTGTCAACCAAGCAATGATTGATCTTTCATTTTGGAAGTGAAGTAGATTGGAAGCGAAATCGAGCATACCCAATACGACAACAACTTCCTTGTGGGGTTTAGGGAAAGGGTATGGAACACCACGCTTGGGCAAGATGACAATGGCTCCGTGCAGGGTTGCCCTGAGCCAGAGTATGTGTGCATGCCACAGGAGGGTGCCCCGTTGGCCCGTGATGGTGAAATTGTACACATAGCTTTGGCCCGGCTGGATCGGGCATTGGGTAATGTATGCCGGCCCGTCGGCCCACCCCGTCCTCAACTGCCGGATACCATGCCTGACCGCATATACACCAAAATTAATATGCAATCTCTTGAAGATAACAATTTAATTTAACGCTCGGTTGAGCTCACCAATGGATGGTGACATTGTATTTGACACGGTTAGAGACCCTCACGAGCACGGTGTCATCTTCCCTAGCATAGAGAGTGGGTCCCGGAACATCCCGTTCACGGTCACGATGGGCTTGCTCGAACACAGTCTCGTGGTATTCTTCATTACCACCTGCCGATTAGAGGAATAAATACACATCGCTGCACGGGCTACCGTCCAAACAAGCAAGTTTTACAGAGGAATACTTCATTCCATAATGTTGTTACTTACATTGAATGTGTAGTTACGGACTCTGCCCTCAACCACGGCCGGAGTGATGCACGCAACGAGAACTAGGATTTGAAGCCAAGAGTCCATCTCTTGCAGTACAAATCTTTGTAGCTTAATTCGAAGCAAGCTTTGTTCTGGTGATCATCTGATGCAAAGTTCCTCACTTAAATAGGGGTGGAGAATCGACACAAAATTGCTGTTCCGTCGTTTTCTTCATCGTTAGGTTGATATGAAGGGGATTCTTACAAATCAAGACTGATTAGGAAAGCAATTCGGATCAGTTTCATGCGATTCAAATCTATGGAGTTCaaaagattatttatttatcaaggaCTCGCGTTAGCTAAAATGACCCTCACAAATTGCATATACTGATTTGTTAATAATTGATCGGATCGAAATCATGGCGTCATCGTTTACTAGAATCGAAAGATCCAGTCATAGTATGTATTGAACAAACAAATTATTGGAATTTCTGAAGCTATAAGATCTCGAATAGCGGCATGTATAACCAGAAAAATCCTTACTTGTTGGTGTCATAAATGCCTCAATTATCTGTCGAGTTTTCTTCGTTTTTTAATTATTCACAAAGGACTAATATGGTACATTCCGTTAGAAGGAGTTGcttaaatatcattttcaaCGTACCATTCAAACCTCATCGAGAAGCTTTAGTTGGTTCCAACTTGAAGTAGttcagattttattttttcctttagcAAAACTCATGACCAACTTGATTGTGAGATTTCGACCAATTGAACAATTTCTTGGCAAGCGTTTGACCTTTTTGTTTCTCTCATGTCTTACGCATGCTCGAAGTAGGTTCATGATACGTCCTCTACTAAGATTCTTGTTCCGTATGCTTGTCGTGCTATGTTTCATGTTACCTTTTCATAGCGTGTTGGGAGCTCTACTGCATATGCTGCCATCCGCTTGAGGTTAGATTAAATTCAGTGCGCATTTGAGTTTACATTGAGCTCTGATTTCCTGTTTCAGTCTTGGTTATCTTTTAAAGTTTGGATTTGATGTCGATTAACTTTTAACATCATACCAACCTGGGATTGATCCAATGGTAGAGGCGGTCTAGTTCTTTCGGTTCAAGAACCAGTGGTTGTGTGTACGATTTCTAATTTAGGGGACTCAAATTATGttggaaaattgttgaaaatgcattgaaaaagattagaaaataaatgaattgttTAAAGCGACAAGCACTGTTTAGAATGATTCCGCTCATTGGAGTATGCAAGTTAGTGCATAAGGCTCTAGCAGCTATCATTCTAAGATACaacagactttttttttttttatagtccacactgaatattagaagaaaataaaaatagcattaTGTTCAAAACCcaacaataaaatgaaagacaCGCAAAGAGAAATAAGAATATTGTTGTTCGATATATCAATATGACTTTCCAATTGTGTTTAGAGTAATAatttataggtaaaaaaaaaaaaagagagccgTTAAGAAATAGTGATAAATTAATTAGTAATTATTGAAGAAGACGATCGTTGTATAGGCATTATCAAATAAATCCAATGTTATAAAACCGCTAAAAAGCCGTTACAAAACCATTATATGGCCATTGTAAAACcataacaaaaatgagaaattttataGCAGTCATAATTTCtaacaaatattttcaaactACTAAAATATCTAAGAATTAAGTGAGGGACCGCTGTAATGAGTTATAGTATTAATTTTACTTCACATAATAGGACGCACACAAGCTGATGCTTATTAACCTTACACGCACATGCTCGTTTCACTCAATATAtacacaatctctctctctctctctctctctgcccttaTTTGTCTACCTATGTCCTTTCCGCGCTTGTGTCTTTCCGCGCTTGTGTTCATGACTTTGATGGACAAGACAGAAAAGCAACACCATGTTTTAATGGTTGCATTCGCATCTCAAGAACACATGAACCCCATGCTCAGGCCGGGGATGAAGCTACTGTCCAAGGGCATTATCGTCAAGCGCGCCACCGCATGCTAAAATACTCCTTGGCCGCTGTGTATTCCGCCTCTCGGATTGAGCTTCTCTACTACTTGGACAACCTAGCTTTGACTTCAACCGGAGGACCCTCCTCGACTGTTACATGGAGTCCTTGGCCAAGTTTGGAACCTCCTCGACTGTTACGAGAACCTGGAAGCGCCAACCTTTTGTGCAACATCATGAAACCTTTTGTTCAATGGCTCGTCAACATGGCGGCGGAGCATGAAGTTTCATTTGCCTTACTATCGATCAAACCCTATATGTTCTATGCCATATATTACCGCTTTCATAACAAGCTCAACCCTTTCCAAACTTGACTTGCGCTGAAATGAGCTTGGAAATACCAGGCTTGCCATTATTTGGATGTGGTTCATAATTCCTACCGACAAGATAAAATGGGGTCTCAAATTTTATTGGTAGTCTCGGCTTGGGCTCATGAATAactactatatatatatatgtgtatgtatgtatatatatgtatatttattattctctttctcttgttgttgAATGATGTCATAGAGAGATGTGACATGCTAATTATAGTAAAATCCCCAATTGGACGTAGTCCTAGTTTTGAGGTGAATTgggataaaaattttgtgtttcgaattctttttcttatttttattctctattttctttgtgattgtgTGGCAAATCCTAACAAACACTGCTAGGCACACAAGATCTTCCATCTTTTGTGCTTGCAAATAACCTTTCTATCATGCCCCAAACCCCAAGCACACGCACACCCCTCAGTAGTCGATtaaaatgcgacattcccagaaCACATCACCGACAcattcattttatgcacatgcggaagcgaattaaattaACACCCAAACAATCAACAACACAAGGATAGTAAAAACATCATGTTTTCCACATGGTTATTTCCTCTATCGTACTAACGCCTTTTTTCCACGAACCATACTTTATATACATATCCAGTTAGTCCTACTAGTCTATACATATAAGTTTAACTaccatacatacatacatacatacatacatacatacatattattctctttctcttgttgttgAATGATGTCATAGAGAGATGTGACATGCTAATTATAGTAAAATCCCCAATTGGACGTAGCCCTAGTTTCAAGGTGAATTGGGATAAAATTTTGcgtttcaaattctttttcttatttttattcttatttttttgtgattctcaaacactattttcttttttgtgatttgtgGCGAATCCCCAACAAACACCACTAGGCACACAAGATCTTCCATCTTTTGTGCTTAACACAAACAACCCTTCTACTAGCATTGAAAAGCTGTATTGTATGAGTCCTTTTTGGCCCTAAGCATGAAGAAGTTCAAGGGGTATTGGCATATTATTCATTCTAATGATGTATGATAGAGATGTTATAGACTCCATGTCCGAGCTATGTCTAATccgatttttaattttctttggatTGTCCAACAAACACCACTAGGCACACAAGATCTTCCATCTTTTGTCCAAACTCCATTGCTGTATTGCCTTTTTGGTCAAGACCAAAGAGATGATGTTGGTATTGAGATATGGAGATCCATTGTTGCTTGGTCACAAAGAGATGATGCATCATCGAGTGGTTGGATCAACAACGACACTCTACGGTGATTTATGTCTCATTTAGTAGCATTCATGTCCTTCTGGTTGAGCTGTAGgcaaaaacttattaaattaaaacaTATAGAAAGTTATTGCATAAACTCATTGAATAAACCACCGGAGGGTTGTCCTAGTGGCACCCTTCTTACATGAAAAATGGGAAGTGAGGAGTTCAATTGCCCACGGAGCTAGGGGTGAAGACATTTAGTTTCAAATGTGAGATTTGACTTCAATGCTCTATAAAGAGATATAGCAAAAGTTTGAAAGTGAGTTGAAAATTAGAGTAAGAtggacaaaaaaacaaaaaaaactcattGAATAATAATAGGTAGTCAAAGACcctttaaaaaaggaaaaatataacaaaagtcttaaatatattgttggtgtcaatttagtcctaaaccttttgtatttatgaCAATGTAGTTTATCGAACCAATTTTGGTAATACGCTGATATAGATGTCGATCATCTTACATGGCACGATTGATACTAAGatagataaaattttcaaattttaaat harbors:
- the LOC104433132 gene encoding LOW QUALITY PROTEIN: laccase-4 (The sequence of the model RefSeq protein was modified relative to this genomic sequence to represent the inferred CDS: inserted 3 bases in 3 codons) — protein: MDSWLQILVLVACITPAVVEGRVRNYTFNVVMKNTTRLCSSKPIVTVNGXVPGPTLYAREDDTVLVRVSNRVKYNVTIHWHGIRQLRTGWADGPAYITQCPIQPGQSYVYNFTITGQRGTLLWHAHILWLRATLHGAIVILPKRGVPYPFPKPHKEVVVVLGEWWKSDTEAVISQAIKSGLAPNVSDAHTINGHPGPSSNCPSQGGFTLPVESGKKYMLRIINAALNEELFFKIAGHQLTIVEVDATYVKPFKTDTIVIAPGQTTNALISTDQSSGKYMVAASPFMDSPIAVDNMTATATLHYSGTLAATSTTLTKXSPQNATAVANNFVNSLRSLNSKRYPAKVPLTVDHSLLFTVGLGINPCPSCKAGNGSRVVASMNNVTFVMPTTAILQAHFFNKSGVFTSXFPGNPPTIFNYTGSPPSNLRTTSGTKVYRLRYNSTVQLVLQDTGIIAPENHPIHLHGFNFFAIGKGLGNYNPKVDQKNFNLVDPVERNTIGVPSGGWVAIRFRADNPGVWFMHCHLEIHTTWGLKMAFLVDNGKGPNESLLPPPSDLPKC